From Salvelinus fontinalis isolate EN_2023a chromosome 37, ASM2944872v1, whole genome shotgun sequence, the proteins below share one genomic window:
- the si:dkeyp-121d4.3 gene encoding uncharacterized protein si:dkeyp-121d4.3 isoform X1, producing MGRGGGRKRGKGNGPPPFDMGSRVPDPFDMGPGWCGPPGSFDPFHGGPGPHPNFMGDPMMHGPMPPDYHGYGTGYGPMGPGGPMDGYGPMGPGGPMDGCLDGPPMDGPGFGYGPGMSGPYDPMMCNGPGPMPPGILPPGIPPLDMPPMVPPLVDNPVFPLLWQSEANPYAVHPPLWPAPTTASPPTETTVVPDVMGLCWGSEVLQLDPPQTDEQKTKDSKKGKKAGQKKSYNDKPPPPGRFKGVISFIGPTYGFIERDDLNKYSFTFDAFLGVPKNMIPGVRVHFTAYKEKAGECATDVSVPPGGTEEIDSTIIEGFVCNVILEQQPGAKPKPGQIEANINGMSRALLYSEKDYTITLLQGDHVTFNLLTDIVTQKIRATNIRPQTPQTFKITGEKREVGVIKSVKGGSGTIMAANHNNLPFETTENMSLTEFTIMDEVDFTVVTIKNKEKAIRVRKLKECSVTLEETMEKIVEDPAGKDKWKPVAPVEEVLLQRTVVFEDISTVQHAGTVIKVSKKQQEQGLLEALVGGTQKQLLFGAADVLTEATMFDGDKVHFHISTNRETKEERAINVEILSETFEESTEQRRTGEVVQAGDLSGTIKCHHSHQLLFFHLSEVMEEKKLDISEKVKFSVISLETAEGGNQAIRIKRLIDSVLTPVLTAVPKLRGVAAKEKKKMTIKLMRDPNDLIKGTGVKVENKDDDPTNDKPASEKSIKMKSVIKILQSKPAGSGSGGKDSDSSQRRYGRRSPSLDQFGRVKKRRSTSRERKERGGRCKYRRSRSRSRGREMNRRRSHSLERKDYNHRSGSKKRTSSTRSRSKERDGTSQRSSKNGSSSVSRSPDRMNNELERKKKELEELNELIYRKRAIVAMEKHGGVPNFFSEVKPMEKTCFDYNHGMAELPTQPKPPTDIKPKSILKKRSDHVAGPLFSMQTELPKAQPLDQRLVEQYGYDVETPYKPHSAQPPYTQTSSQKSYYERSLAGHPVPDLSAKYDPYEQTSREHPSQPSPVRQTPLDPHSSNQPPIRESQEKNPNLNTQLARFLNTLNKGVDAGLLSAMVKESQEEIAGIQEDSYILQKPYCELLDRRDEDQYRDEPCTEEEPECPRRGFIRERVKNSDDYDNSRNEDWLLPHERAIQEGGGFPGILGMMSHRQLLREPERVEEEDFLYGGKAPAAAEKEHCEKPGRSDRYRDNKRSCSARVPVEETRQQESQEKTQDFDKIKSLLQVIGLNLDTSEVTKLADRTQERLYGTKSSKHSSESSERETKHSSRRGDRHRTTDDSDSKSFRSASPFRSSQWEVYLSPQDTSEHGGFLDPEEEAALERARQMQSLTRTVSVLPPTPSSQPGTSYSTTQWNCPEKTQPIAPKSWPSKGCSTNFLSSLPPGSSGPPEQISPVSSMTNTPDVPAGQQAARVCTFTSPMGQSPDLLTALPSSTYYGQPSSPMIPFTKTQFTQQLNILNQVTISNPTRDVLSQILQVTNQSRCLKVIETVKSVSGAQQDSARQNITIPLQIKTQSPDSASGRPSPPPQSPETRGPPVTEDDIKAKQKKRLEQFNLRMRRKNQERKNDTRDTRINTTGKVPKVTFANTEPKNVWICGHSLIYWAEMRAKSPEIGMQLGMDPSSVRVWWKGTQGMTWAQLLPQLDQLKIKWPKPDVVILHLGGNDLGTQSPEALMSSVKKDMTSMMSIFPQCRLVWSDILPRMSWRQTEDSEAVDNVRAAINRKAHAIIAELGGTALTHKNITCCSDAGLYRPDGVHLSGKGIDTFNLNLQDFLEKWETEANDVPEMT from the exons GAAGCGTGGAAAAGGCAATGGACCTCCTCCATTTGATATGGGCTCAAGGGTGCCTGATCCATTTGACATGGGTCCAGGTTGGTGTGGGCCACCTGGATCTTTTGATCCTTTTCACGGTGGCCCAGGTCCACATCCTAACTTTATGGGAGATCCAATGATGCACGGCCCCATGCCACCTGATTATCACGGATATGGGACAGGCTATGGACCAATGGGTCCAGGTGGCCCCATGGATGGATATGGACCAATGGGTCCAGGTGGCCCCATGGATGGATGTTTAGATGGGCCACCGATGGATGGACCAGGATTCGGGTATGGTCCAGGTATGTCCGGACCATATGATCCGATGATGTGCAATGGACCCGGACCAATGCCCCCGGGTATCCTGCCCCCTGGTATTCCTCCCCTAGATATGCCGCCCATGGTTCCCCCTCTGGTGGACAACCCTGTTTTTCCTTTACTCTGGCAAAGCGAG GCCAACCCTTATGCTGTTCATCCACCATTGTGG CCCGCCCCGACAACAGCCTCCCCTCCGACTGAGACGACTGTAGTTCCTGATGTGATGGGACTCTGCTGGGGCTCTGAGGTTCTTCAGCTTGATCCACCCCAGACTGATGAACAGAAGACCAAAGACTCAAAGAAGGGGAAAAAAGCAGGACAGAAAAAGAGCTACAATGACAA GCCTCCTCCACCTGGAAGATTCAAGGGGGTCATCTCATTCATAGGG CCAACTTATGGCTTCATCGAAAGAGACGATCTCAATAAATATTCCTTCACTTTTGATGCTTTTCTCGGAGTCCCCAAGAACATGATACCTGGGGTCAGGGTGCATTTTACAGCCTACAAGGAGAAG GCCGGGGAGTGTGCCACTGATGTGTCTGTACCTCCAGGGGGGACTGAGGAGATTGACTCCACCATTATTGAAGGTTTTGTCTGCAATGTTATCCTGGAGCAGCAG CCTGGTGCAAAGCCGAAACCTGGCCAAATTGAGGCCAACATCAACGGCATGTCAAGAGCACTGCTTTACTCGGAGAAGGACTACACCATCACTCTGTTGCAAGGGGACCATGTGACGTTCAACTTGTTGACCGACATAGTTACCCAAAAAATTAGAGCCACTAATATTCGGCCACAGACACCACAGACTTTTAAGATcactggagagaagagggaggtg GGTGTTATAAAGAGCGTAAAGGGTGGTTCTGGTACCATCATGGCAGCGAACCACAACAACCTGCCCTTTGAAACCACCGAGAACATGAGTCTAACTGAGTTCACCATTATGGATGAGGTGGACTTTACAGTTGTCACA ATCAAAAATAAGGAGAAGGCCATCAGAGTAAGGAAGCTGAAAGAGTGCTCAGTGACACTGGAAGAAACCATGGAGAAGATAGTTGAAGACCCTGCAGGAAAAGACAAG TGGAAGCCAGTGGCCCCAGTGGAGGAGGTGCTGCTCCAGAGGACTGTGGTGTTTGAGGACATTAGCACTGTGCAGCATGCAGGAACGGTCATTAAGGTCTCCAAAAAGCAGCAG GAGCAGGGCCTTTTGGAGGCATTGGTGGGTGGCACACAGAAGCAGCTATTGTTTGGAGCAGCTGACGTTCTGACTGAAGCCACCATGTTTGACGGAGACAAGGTTCACTTTCACATCTCCACCAACCGTGAGACTAAGGAGGAGCGTGCCATCAATGTGGAGATTCTCTCAGAGACGTTTGAGGAGTCAACAGAGCAACGCAGAACC GGTGAGGTGGTGCAAGCTGGGGATCTGTCTGGGACCATTAAGTGCCATCACAGCCACCAGCTGCTGTTCTTCCATCTGTCCGAGGTCATGGAGGAGAAGAAATTGGACATCTCGGAGAAGGTGAAGTTCAGTGTCATTTCG CTTGAAACCGCTGAAGGAGGCAACCAAGCGATTAGGATCAAACGCCTTATCGACAGTGTTCTTACCCCTGTTCTTACCGCTGTGCCCAAGCTAAGGGGCGTGGCGGCAAAAGAAAAG AAGAAGATGACCATCAAACTGATGAGAGACCCAAATGACCTCATcaagggcacaggtgtcaaagtAGAGAACAAAGATGATGATCCCAC CAACGACAAACCTGCCTCGGAGAAGTCAATCAAGATGAAATCGGTCATAAAAATTCTGCAGTCAAAACCTGCTGGCTCTGGATCTGGTGGCAAGGACTCCGACAGCAGCCAGCGGAGATACGGACGCAGGAGCCCCAGCCTAGACCAGTTTGGCCGGGTGAAGAAAAGGCGGAGCACGAGCAGGGAGCGCAAagagcggggtggtagatgcaagTACAGGCGCAGTCGCAGCAGGAGCCGGGGCAGGGAGATGAACAGGAGACGAAGCCACAGTCTGGAGAGAAAAGATTACAACCACAGGAGCGGCAGCAAAAAGAGGACTTCCTCAACAAGGAGCCGCAGCAAGGAGCGAGATGGAACCAGTCAGAGGAGTTCCAAGAATGGTTCAAGCTCAGTAAGTAGATCTCCAGATAGAATGAACAATGAGCTAGAAAGAAAGAAGAAGGAACTAGAGGAGCTCAATGAGTTGATATACCGCAAGAGAGCCATAGTTGCCATGGAGAAACATGGTGGAGTTCCCAATTTCTTCTCAGAAGTGAAGCCTATGGAGAAGACCTGCTTTGACTACAATCATGGAATGGCAGAGCTTCCTACACAACCTAAACCACCCACTGACATCAAACCCAAGTCCATTCTGAAGAAACGATCAGACCATGTCGCAGGTCCACTTTTCTCAATGCAG ACTGAACTCCCTAAAGCTCAACCTCTTGATCAAAGGCTTGTGGAACAATACGGTTATGACGTTGAGACGCCCTATAAACCACACTCTGCCCAACCACCCTACACCCAAACATCCAGTCAGAAGTCCTATTATGAACGTTCACTTGCTGGGCATCCTGTTCCTGACTTATCTGCCAAGTATGATCCATATGAGCAGACTTCTAGAGAGCACCCGTCGCAACCTTCTCCAGTTCGCCAAACACCTCTTGACCCTCATTCTTCAAATCAACCTCCCATTCGAGAGTCTCAGGAAAAGAACCCTAACCTGAACACCCAGCTCGCCCGTTTCCTCAACACCCTCAACAAAGGTGTGGATGCCGGTCTGCTGTCAGCTATGGTCAAGGAGTCTCAAGAGGAGATTGCTGGTATTCAGGAAGATAGTTACATACTTCAAAAGCCTTATTGCGAGTTGCTTGACCGTAGGGATGAAGATCAGTACAGAGATGAGCCCTGTACAGAGGAAGAGCCAGAGTGCCCACGCAGGGGCTTCATCAGGGAGCGAGTGAAGAACTCCGACGACTATGATAACTCCAGGAACGAAGACTGGCTGCTGCCTCACGAGAGAGCAATCCAGGAAGGTGGTGGCTTTCCCGGAATTCTTGGAATGATGTCCCACAGGCAGCTATTGAGAGAACCTGAACGTGTGGAAGAAGAGGACTTCCTCTATGGGGGTAAAGCCCCTGCAGCGGCTGAGAAGGAGCACTGTGAGAAACCTGGGCGGTCAGACAGGTACAGGGATAACAAGAGGTCCTGCTCAGCCAGAGTCCCGGTGGAGGAGACCAGACAGCAGGAGAGTCAGGAAAAGACGCAGGACTTCGACAAGATCAAGAGCCTGCTCCAGGTCATCGGCTTGAATCTGGACACCTCAGAGGTCACCAAGCTTGCAGACAGGACCCAGGAGCGCCTCTACGGGACAAAGTCATCCAAACACTCATCCgaatcctcagagagagagacgaagcaCTCATCTAGGCGGGGAGATCGGCACCGCACCACCGACGACTCTGATTCCAAAAGCTTCCGGTCAGCCTCGCCATTCAGGTCTTCCCAGTGGGAGGTGTACCTCAGCCCCCAAGACACCTCGGAACATGGAGGGTTCCTTGACCCGGAAGAGGAGGCGGCCTTAGAGAGGGCCAGGCAGATGCAGAGCCTCACCAGGACTGTGAGTGTCttgccccccaccccctcctcacAGCCTGGCACCTCCTATTCCACCACACAGTGGAACTGTCCTGAGAAGACCCAGCCCATCGCGCCTAAGAGTTGGCCTAGCAAGGGTTGTAGTACCAACTTTCTCTCATCACTGCCACCCGGTTCCTCAGGTCCCCCCGAACAGATTTCCCCGGTTTCATCCATGACAAACACGCCTGATGTTCCAGCTGgtcaacaagcagccagggtgtGTACTTTTACTTCACCTATGGGACAATCCCCTGACCTACTCACTGCCTTGCCCTCCTCCACTTATTATGGGCAGCCTAGTTCCCCCATGATACCGTTTACAAAGACTCAGTTCACACAACAATTGAATATATTGAATCAAGTGACTATATCAAATCCTACAAGGGATGTCTTGAGTCAAATTCTCCAAGTCACCAACCAGTCTAGATGCCTCAAGGTGATTGAAACAGTCAAAAGTGTGTCTGGTGCACAGCAGGATTCAGCAAGACAAAATATCACCATACCTCTCCAGATCAAAACACAAAGCCCTGATTCTGCAAGTGggcgtccctctcctccccctcaatCACCAGAGACTCGGGGTCCACCAGTGACAGAAGACGATATCAAGGCCAAACAGAAGAAAAGG CTGGAGCAGTTTAACCTGCGGATGAGACGGAAGAATCAGGAGAGGAAGAACGATACTCGTGACACTAGGATAAACACAACAG GAAAAGTTCCCAAAGTTACCTTTGCCAACACTGAGCCTAAGAATGTGTGGATCTGTGGACACTCGCTTATATATTGGGCAGAGATGAGGGCCAAGTCGCCTGAGATTGGCATGCAGTTGGGCATGGACCCCAGCAGTGTGCGGGTGTGGTGGAAGGGCACACAGGGCATGACGTGGGCCCAGCTGCTGCCCCAGTTAGACCAGCTGAAGATCAAGTGGCCCAAACCGGACGTGGTCATCCTGCACCTGGGTGGGAACGATCTGGGTACCCAAAGCCCTGAAGCCCTTATGTCGTCTGTGAAGAAGGACATGACCTCCATGATGAGCATTTTCCCACAATGCCGGTTGGTCTGGTCCGACATCTTGCCCCGGATGTCCTGGAGGCAAACGGAGGACAGCGAAGCAGTGGACAATGTTAGAGCCGCCATCAACAGAAAAGCTCACGCCATCATCGCTGAGCTAGGAGGCACCGCTCTGACCCATAAAAACATCACGTGTTGCTCAGACGCAGGCCTGTACAGGCCAGACGGGGTTCATCTGTCTGGTAAAGGTATTGATACTTTCAACTTGAACCTGCAGGACTTTTTGGAGAAGTGGGAGACCGAGGCAAACGATGTTCCTGAGATGACTTAA